Part of the Sphingobacterium sp. LZ7M1 genome, TGGGCTTTCGGTAGCACCAAGGTCAAATCCGTTTTCCAACAACAATTTTTTAGCATAGTTGGTATTCGCCCACAATCTTTCTATATGCTCAGGTTCTGTCTGGATAATTTCCAATGCTTTCAATGTTGAAGCTACAGAAGCAGGCGTCATACTTGCACTGAACATCAATGAACGGGCACGGTGTTTCAAGAACTCAATGGTATCACTGTCTGCCGCAACGAAACCGCCTAATGAAGCCAAGGATTTACTGAAAGTACCCATGATCAAGTCAACCTGGTCGGTCAGACCGAAGTGGCTTGCCGTACCTGCACCGTTATGACCGATTACGCCTAAACTATGGGCATCATCACATAATATTGCAGCATCAAACTCGTTAGCTACTTGAACAAGTTCAGGTAATTTTACGATATCACCTTCCATACTGAAGATACCATCAGTTGCAATCAACTTAAAGCTTTCTTCAGGAAGGCGGGAGATTTTATCTCTCAGGTCTTCGATATTGTTGTGAGCGTATTTAATAACTTTTGAGAATGACAAACGGGAGCCGTCGATAATCGAGGCATGATCACGTTCGTCCAAAAGGATGTAGTCATGACGACCCGTTAAGCAAGAAAGGGGTCCTAAGTTAGATTGGAAACCTGTACTGAAAAGGATAGCTGATTCCTTGCCGACATAATCAGCAAGTTTCTCTTCCAGTTCCACGTGGATATCCAACGTACCGTTTAAAAAACGGGAACCAGCACAGCCAGTACCGTATTTTTCAAGGGCATCCTGAGAAGCTTTAATAATTCGAGGATCGGTCGTCAGTCCTAGGTAAGAATTCGAACCAAACATTAATACTCTGCGGCCGTCAATTTTTACTTCGGTATCCTGTTTAGATTGGATCGGTCTAAAATAAGCATATAAGTTTTTTGACTTGATATCTCCTAACTCGCCATTTAAAAACCGCGCAGTTCTTTCGTTTAATTTTCCCTTGCTCATTCGTCAGGTATCTATTTTCTCAATAATATTTACTTTTTGAACTTTTAACAAAAATCGTCAAAAATCCCACAAAGGTACAAAACAAGTTCTATTCACATAAATTAAATCATGTTTATATTACTTTTTACTACCTTTCTTTACAAAAAATCGACGCAAACATACAAAACTTAAACCTCAAATCATGTTTCATTTGACATATAAATATCATAAAATTAAATTAATATTAAGAGAATGTTTAGTGTATATTACATGGAAATTTTGCAAAATTTCATAAATTCTTACATTTGTGCTTCAATATAATTAATAAAAATGGCAATTTCATCAACGGTTAACATTAAAAACAAACGCGCATCCTTTGAGTATCACCTACTTGACACGTATGTTGCGGGCTTAGCTTTACTGGGTACCGAGATAAAATCCATCCGTCAAGGCAAAGCAAACATCAATGATAGTTTCTGTGCCTTTTTTGAAGATGGCCTTTACATCCGTAACATGCACATCGCTGAATATTCATTTGGATCATTCTATAACCATGAATCCAAAAGAGACCGTAAATTGCTCTTAACCAAGAAAGAGCTGAAGAAATTGCGTGAAAAGGGAGAAGAAAAAGGCTTTACCATTGTACCATTGCGCATCTTCATCAACGATCGAGGTTTTGCCAAGGTAGAGATCGCCCTGGCACAGGGTAAAAAAGATTTCGACAAGCGTGAAACCATTAAAGAGCGTGAAAGTAAGAGAGAATTGGACCGCGCTATGAAACGCTAATATCTATTTTTCGCTGGTAATTACCTGGAGTCATATTTTCCCGAGCCTTGAATAATCGGCTGAAATAATTGACATCGGTAAAGCCACACGCGTAACAAACTTCCTTAATAGACATATTCGCACTCAGCATTTCCTTTGCCTTCCGCAAGCGTTCCCGAATGACGAGCTCCATCGGAGTAATCCCATATTCATCCTTAAACATCCTAAAGAGCGTAGCCTTGCTCATGTTAGCCTTTCGGCTTAGGTCTTCAATGGTAATTCTTTCCGTTAGGTTTTCCCTAATATATCTTTTCAGGTTAGACATCTCATCATTAGTTGTTGAATGAGGTTCAACCAGTTCGCCTAATTGCTGTTGCTGAATAATCCTAATCAACAGCTCCTTGAACAGTAGATCGGCAAGTACATCCTTAAAAGGATCGTTGCTGATCATATTGCTAAATAATTTATTGGTCAAACTTGCCAGTTCATCGGTATTTACCAAATGGAACTTGTTCCAGGAGAAATCCCAGGAAAGGCTATTATTTATTTTAGGGTATGCATTATTCAGGTAATCGATGGTTTCTTCGATTTTATCGGCAGAAATCAACAAGGCCGTACATTGGGTGGGCTCCATTATCTTTGCATCAGGAAAATCAATTTTCATGGATCTATCAGCAGGGAGCACGAGGGTTTCTCCAGGGAGATAGTCAAAGGCAGGCACATCTTCGAGGTGCATAATTTTCTTTCCCTTCAGCATATTGATAATGACCATATCATTAAACTGTAGGGGTACCAAGTGGCTCGGTTGATAAGTTTCATACACATTCAACTCAAAATTGTTCAATGTATACGCACGTCTATTTTCAACCAACGTGTTCAATTCCCTCTCCGACGAATAAGGAAGCTCTCGGACTAAATTATTCTTTCCCATACGACTCTATTTTATAATTGGCTGTTAACCAAAAATAAAAAAAAGTAAACAAAATCAAAAAACAAGCTATTTGAAAATATTATGCTATGATTAGCGACGATAATGCTATATAAAAAAATTGCCTCTTGGTAAATTTGAGAAAGAGTCCAATATAAACTATTAAAAACACAGAACTATGAGCGCATTAAATAGACCAACGTTCAAAGAGCGTTACGATAATTACATTAATGGAACCTTCGTTCCGCCCACTCAAGGAAAATATTTTGACAATATCTCCCCTATAGATGGCAAACCATTTACACAGGTTGCCCATTCCACAAAGGTGGATATTGATAAAGCTGTTGAAGCAGCAAGCAAGGCTTTTGAAACTTGGAGCAAGACCTCATCAACGGAACGCAGCAATATTTTATTCAAGATTGCAGACCGTATTGAACAGCACTTGGAACAGGTTGCCATTGTAGAAACGATTGACAATGGAAAAGCAGTACGTGAAACATTGAATGCCGATATTCCATTGGCAATTGATCATTTCCGTTATTTTGGTGGAGTGATCCGAGCTGAAGAAGGATCATTATCTGAATTGGATAGCACAACGGTATCCTTAATCGTTAATGAGCCAATCGGTGTAGTGGCACAGATCATACCTTGGAACTTTCCGATCTTGATGGCCGTATGGAAATTGGCTCCTGCTTTGGCTGCGGGCTGTACCGTAGTCCTCAAACCGGCAGAGAGTACACCTACATCCATCATGGTATTGATGGAAATCATTGGCGACTTGCTTCCTCCGGGAGTAATAAACGTAGTAAATGGATTTGGATCAGAATTAGGTAGACATCTAGTGACCCATCCGAAAGTAGCGAAAGCTGCCTTTACTGGATCAACTGCTACAGGTAGAATGGTCATGCAATATGCTACGGAGAACATTATCCCGGTTACCTTGGAATTAGGTGGTAAATCACCGAATGTATTCTTTGAGTCTGTCATGGACGAAGATGATTCATTTTTGGACAAAGCAATCGAAGGAGCAGTATTGTTTGCCCTGAACCAAGGTGAGATCTGTACCTGTCCATCTAGGTTATTGATCCAAGAGTCCATCTATGACAAGTTTATAGAGCGCGTCATTGAACGAGTGAACCAGATCAAAGTTGGAAACCCATTGGATCCAACCGTGATGATGGGAGCCCAAGCTTCCAAAATACAGAAGGACAAAATTATGTCCTATATTAAATTAGGAAAAGAGGAAGGTGCAGAAGTATTGACTGGAGGCGATGAAAACCACTTAGGTGGGGATATCGACGACGGATACTACATCAAGCCTACCCTATTCAAAGGGAACAATAAGATGCGCATTTTTCAAGAAGAGATCTTCGGCCCTGTATTGGCCGTTACGACCTTCAAGGATGTAGACGAGGCCATCGCCATTGCGAACGACACCATTTATGGTTTAGGAGCAGGTGTATGGACCCGTGATGCCCATGAATTGTATATGGTCCCTAGAGCCATTCAGGCTGGCCGTGTTTGGGTAAACCAATATCACAGTTATCCTGCAGGAGCTCCATTTGGTGGTTATAAACAATCCGGCATAGGACGTGAGAACCACAAAATGATGTTAGCCTATTACCGTCAAGCTAAAAACATGCTCATCTCATACAGCAAAGAAAAGCTTGGATTCTTTTAATAGAGTTTAATAGTTAAATGTGTGAAAAGGGGTTATGCTCTATAACCCCTTTCTTAAAACTGCTAGAATTATGATCTCAAGGATAGATGTAACCGAAAATGCGAAAGCCGTAATCAAGGAATTAGCGGAAAAGCATGGCCCATTGATGTTTTATCAAGCAGGTGGCTGTTGTGAAGGAACCCAACCACAGTGCTTTGAAAAGGGTGGATTTTATCCCAGGATGAACGATGCCATGATAGGCCTGGTCGAAGGTTTTGAGTTTTGGGTAGACCGCGATCTTTTCGAATACTGGAAGTTTTCACATTTTACATTGGATGTACTGGATGGGTTTGGACCAGGAGGATTTTCATTGGAAACCCCTATGGGAAAAACGTTCAAGATCCACTATCGGTTATTTACGGAGGAAGAACTGAAGGAATTACCTGAGGTCATCCGGAATGAATAATAAAAATTATTCTTTTTGGGTTCAATTGCTTTCTGAAAGTCAATAAACCCTAATTATGCTGTTTTTTTGATAAATGATCTGTAAATTTAATGAAAGGTCGAATTTATTAAACCCAGAAAAACAGATGACAAGCCCTTCCCTATTCTCTTCATTAAAACTTTCCCATTTAGAACTCAAAAACAGAATCGTTGTTTCGCCAATGTGCCAATACAGTGCAGTTGATGGCTTTGCCAATGATTGGCATTTGGTACATCTCGGCCAATTTGCCATTGGACGTGCAGGAGCAGTGATCCAAGAGGCGACTGCAGTAAGTCCTGAAGGCCGGATTTCTTATGGCGATCTCGGGATTTGGAAGGATGAGCATATCAAAAAATACAAACAGATAACCAATTTTATTAAAAGTCAGGGAAGCCTAGCGGGGATCCAATTGGCACATGCTGGAAGAAAGGCAAGTACGGATCTGCCGTGGATAAGCAGGAAACAATTTTCTCCAGATGAGGAACATGGTTGGCAGACTGTTGCTCCCTCTCCTATTCCTTACCATGAAAAAGAACATCCACCCATTGGTTTAAGCCAGAGCGAGATCCAAGAAATCATTGCCCAATTTAAGGACGCAGCAGCAAGAGCAGTTGAGGCTGGTTACCAGATCATAGAAATCCATGCCGCCCATGGCTATTTGATCCATCAGTTCCTTTCACCACTGGTCAATTTCAGGGAAGATGGGTATGGAGGTAGCTTCGAAAACAGGGTCAGGTTTCTGTTGGAAATCGTAGATGCCATCAAATCAGTTTTAAAAACTGAGCATTCGCTATGGGTCCGCTTATCGGCGACCGATTGGGCAGATGGCGGTTGGGACATTGAACAGACAGTTAAATTGACCCACCTCTTGAAAGGGAAAGCTGTTGAAGTGGCTGATATTTCTTCTGGAGGAGCTGTATCCTTCCAGAAAATCCCAGTTGAACCAGGTTATCAGGTACCCTTTTCCGATCAGGTCAAACAAGCCTGTGGGATTGGGACAGGAGCTGTAGGCTTGATCACTAGTGCCAAACAGGCACAGGATATCCTAGATCGAGGTGCTGCAGATCTGATTTTATTGGGCAGGGAATTCTTGCGACATCCCCACCTTGTCTATACTTGGGCCCAAGAATTGGGCGTACAGCAGAGCTGGGCACCTCAATATGCAAGGGCAAAGATTGAATAGGAATTATTCTACATCCAAACCTTCCAAGACTGGAATAGGCTTTTTGTCATCTCCCAAAGCTACGAAGGTAAAACGGCCTTGGATCGCCAGTTCGCGACCATCTTCATACATACCTTCTCTAAAGATTTCTACATAAACCTTTAGGCTTGTCCTTCCGACGGTCTCTACACGGGCTACAGCTTCTACAATGCTTGCAGAAGGTATAGCTTTATGGAAATCGATTTTGTCTGTAGATACTGTAACGAGGGATTTTCTACAAAAACGAGTAGCACACATAAAGGAAACCTCATCCATGATCGCCATGGCTTTACCACCGAACAAGGTGTCATGATGATTGGTAAGGGAAGGAAACACAGTCATGGTAATTCGTGTTTCACTTTGATCGATACGTTCTTGAATAGTCATTTTATGAATTGAGCCGCAAAGTTAATCAACTTTTTCGCTTTCTACGACTATTCCGATGCCTTTCAGCAGCATCGAAGCGTTAAAGATGGTACATGCACCATCCTTTAATTTGTAATCAAACAACATTTCAGAACCATGCACCTGTATATCAAAATGATAATTTTTAAGGTATCCCGGATAATCATTAACGAGTTCAGAAAGTTGAAGGTCATGGGTGGCCAACATTCCGCGTCCATGTAGTTCAATCAACTTCTTGATGATTGCTTTTGATCCCAAATATTTATCCACGGAATTGGTTCCCCTTAACATTTCATCGATCAAGAAATAGCTTGACTTAATATCCTGTACCCGCTCCAAGATAAATTTCATGCGATCTAATTCGGCCTTAAAGGTTGAAGTGCTTTCGTTCAAGGAGTCCTTGATCCGCATGTATGTCACCAATTGATAGATTGGGAGGGCGAACTTCTTGGCACAGACTACAGCACCAGTATAGGCTAATACCGCATTTATACCTATTGTCCTTAGGAAAGTACTCTTACCGGCCATATTGGAGCCTGTGATGAGCGCTATTTTATGGTCATGGGCATCATAATCATTTGCAATGGATTTATTGGCTGGGATCAAGGGATGATTGATATCTTCAGCAAAGAGTTGGTCTTTTTCAAAATCCTCCAAAATACTTGGCTGTGTCCAATCTGGATGGTTGTACGCAAGGATGGATAAAGAGACCAGACTTTCATATTTTGCCACAGCGTCAAAACCAGACAGAATGGAATCTTCATATTGATCTTTCCATTTGCTGATGGCCATGACCTGCTTAAAATCCCACAGGGCAAGCATGTTTAAGATGGCACCTATCAGCATATTATTACGTACGTCCAATTTATCGATCAACTTACCCAGTTCATTGATGATACTGGAAAGTTTCTTTTGCTGAGCGTCTACTTCGATCTTTTTTTGAAGCTCCTGATTTAAGGCAGCTGTATACTTTTTATCTTCCATCAATTTGATGGCATCGGCAAATCCAATCAATGATACGCCAATCTTATCGATCTTATTGGAGAAATGGCTGACCTTGCCGGCTTGGGCCATCGTCCATAACAGGTGGATGATACCTAAGCCTAGGAGATAGCCTCCAATATTATGGACAAACACAGAAAACAAGATTCCAGCCAAAAATATCCATGGAACTATGGGAACATACATTCTATAGAAGGCGTTGCCAAATTGGAAAGATTTATCGTGGAAATAGCTATAGATATAGGATCTTAAGTTGATCTTGGAGCCTAGATTGAACAACATTTTGGTTTGGAAAGCCTGCAGATGTTCAGGGTCTGCTTTCAGTTCCTGAACCGCTTCCTGCCTTGCAGATATCTCTTTTTTGTTAGATGGAGCGTCCATCCATGAATGCAAAACCGCAACTCCATCTTTTGTCGCACAACGGTTGACCAGCTCGAACAAGGAATTAGGGCCGAATATATCCAGGTCTGAACTATAGGGGTGTTTAGGGTCTTCGAATGCCTCCCCATCATCGTACATGTTCTTCTTACGGTCTTGAACATGCAGTTCATTTTCATTGACACTCAAAAAGACTTTTGCCTCCTGCAGTTTTCGATCCACCTTTGCCTGTCTATATACCAGGAATGCAAAGAGAAAGATAACCAATAGAAAAGCACCCAAGACCAGAAAGATATTGTTCAGGGAGAACAGTTGCCAAATACCTATAGCCCCAAGGACCATTAGCCCCAAACGGAGAAAGGCATTTTTATTGATTTGCTTCTCTAATGATTTTATTTCCTCTTTGGTCCTATTGACATTGCTTTGGTAGAAATCTGCACTCATAGGAGCTAAGGTAGGTATTAGATATGAGAATTGAGATGTGAGTAATGAGATTAATCTCAGCTTTAAAAACAAAAAAGACGCCATTACAGACGTCTCATATCTCTTATCTCCTATCTCAAATCTTCGGTACTACCAAGCCTGATCCCCTACAAGAGGCACGAACCTGAAGGTATCGAGTTCGATTCTTTCGAAGTCGTTTTCACCTACTCGAAGGATGGTGACCATTTTTTGGAATTTCTCATCACCTACAGGGATAACCAAAAGACCTCCCAAACGAAGTTGTTTCAGCATTTTTTCAGGTACAAAGGGAGCCCCGGCAGTTACGATGATTTTGTCATAGGGTGCTTTTTCGGGGATACCTTTGGAACCATCGCCCAAGAAAAAGTTTGGCTTATAGCCCATATAGGGCAATACCTGAATGGTTCGATGGTAAAGGTTTTCCTGACGCTCAATGGTATACACATCAGCTCCCAATTCCATAAGGATACAGGTCTGATAACCAGAACCCGTACCGATCTCCAGGACTTTATCACCTTTTTTGATGTGCAGCAATTGGCTTTGATAAGCTACGGTGTAGGGTTGGGAAATCGTCTGGCCATCACCGATTGGAAATGCAATATCCCGGTAAGCTTGGTTCCAGAAGGTTTCATCAAAAAAGAAATGACGAGGGACTTTTGCAATTGCCTGCAACACCTTCTTATCTTCAATCCCACGTTTTTCGAGATGTTTCACCAACTGCTTCCTTGCGCCCTGTTCCCGGTAATTGTCTATAAACTTATAAGCCATATGTCTCAAAATTACCCTTATTTTACCATATTATTAAGGTTAAAATGCAAAACATTCAAGCTCAGAACGGTTCTGAAAAATGAGAAAGAAAATATCCCTAAGCTTTATTTTTTGTACTTTTATACGTCTAGGAAATTAAAAAATAATATTCCTGGCCCTCACCCAAAAAATTGATAGAATGAAAAAACTGACTATTTATCTGTTTATCATATTACTGCAGTTTCAAGTAGTACTTGCTCAGGAGACTTCTCCGAACGATGATGATGTCATGAAGGTCCTTGCGATAGGGAATAGCTTCTCCGAGGATGCCCTAGAAAATTACCTACATGAGTTATCCACTGCTGCAGGCAAAAAGATTGTTATTGGCAATTTATATATCGGAGGTGCACCACTAGACCTGCACCTTAAAAATGCCCACAATAACCTGAAAGCGTACAGCTATCGAAAAATAAGCATGGACGGTTCCAAAAAGACTACGGAACAGACCAGTATTGAAGATGCCTTGGCAGATGAAAACTGGGATTATGTGAGCTTGCAACAGGCTTCACCACTTTCTGGAAAGTACAATGTCGTTATGCAAACCTTAACCGACCTTTGGACGTATGTATTTGCACATGTCCATCCAGATACCAAACTCGTTTATCACCAAACATGGGCCTACCAACAGGACTCTAAACATGAAGGCTTTACTAACTATGACAATAGTCAGAAAAACATGTACGACAGCATCATGAGCGTCACGTCGAGATTAGAAAAAACTGGTGATTATGGCTTTATCGTTCCTGATGGCACTACCATCCAGAATGGAAGGACCAGTTCCATTGGTGACCAATTCACTCGCGATGGTTATCACTTGAACCTGGACTATGGTAGATTTGCGGCTGCACTGACTTGGTATGCTAAACTTTTCGACCTTGATCCCACGAAAACAGACTATAAACCCGAAAAGGTGACGGATCTACAGGCGAAGATTGTAAAGGAAGCCGCAAAAAAGGCTGTGAAGAAACCATTTAAAGTATCAAGAGTAAAAAAGTAGATTAATAACATTTACTTAAAAGAAATTTAATTTCATGTTAACTTGCTTTGAAGGCTGTTGTTTTGTAAGTTTAGAATAGAACAAACAGGTGTGATATGGCAACTTTAAAAAATGGAAATCAAATCCCACTTAATGGAAAGGTGGGATTTTTTGTTTACAGTAGTAACAAAAGTCCAATCGCGACAAACCCAACTCAATTAAGATTGACCAAGGAAAGGATCTTTCCAAAGAAAAAATCAGACTCCAAATTTAATTTTCTCAAAGCATACATTGCGGAGATCCTCCCCTATATCCGGTTAGGGTTTAAAAATTATAATAATGGATGGACCAGCTATCAAGCTGCCATGTCGTATAATTTTAAACATTCCGTTCTTGAAAAGGAATCTAGGTTTGAACTGAATTGGGAGAAATTCAGTATCAGTAGAGGTTTTGAAAATCCGATCCAGGATGTCAAAATCAACTTATGTCATGATTCGGATTCATTTAGGATTTCTTGGGATTACGATAAAGTTCTATCTAGTGCTTATGGTATGGAAGGTTATAGGATCATGATCCTACTTCAACCGGAAATTAATGGGCCCAATAAAATCTACGGTATGGTAAATGGGAACCTTTTAGTGGAAAGACAACAACACCTCTTCTTAAGGAAACACAATAAGAATGCGATTTATCATATGTATGTTGCTTTTTTATCTAATGACGGCAGCTATAATTGTACAAATAGTTTGTACCTGGGGGAAATATAAATTAGGCGGATTGCCAAGAGTAAATAGCTTAATAACAAAAAAATATAATATTATTTAATCTGGGCTTTTGTAAATAAGGGGAGATTATATAAATTTGGCGCAATTTATAATTGTTCTAAATAAAAATAAGATGCACTACCTATACAAATTGTTAACGAAAACCCAGCTTTTACTGTTCCTGATTTTTCCAATTTCTTTAACCGCCCAACAACTGGAAATCCAGGTAAATAATGAAAACTCGGGTAGACAAGCCGATGTTAACATTAAGGTAAATGGAAAAACCATAGGAAAAACAGATAATAATGGATCATTCCTTATCAATTATGAACAGTTCAAACTACCATTAAACCTACAGATCAGCCATTCGGGCTATTTAACCCTATTTCATACCATTTCACCTGACACTGTAAAACAGCCACTGATCTTTACCCTGCAGGAAAAAAATGATTTGGATGAGATCGTAGTTACAGCAAGTCGCAAACCTGAACATATTTCAACAGTCCCATCTTCCATTTCGATATTAACGAGCAAAGAGATTGAAGCTCAAAGCCAAATCAACACGAATATTTCCAATATTTTGGGTAACAGCATTCCTGGTTTAGGGGTAAGTAGCAATAAGGCAACCAATACCGGACAAACCCTAAGGGGTAGGTCTGTTCTAGTGCTTATTGATGGAATTCCGCAGTCTACTCCGTTAATGAATGGAGCTAGAGATATCAGGTCTATTGATCCTTCAGTAATTGAAAGAGTGGAAGTAATCAAAGGGGCAACATCCATTTATGGCAATGGTTCTGCCGGAGGTATTATCAATTATATTACAAAAACCAATAAGGATGCAAACAAGGCAATTTCTGGAAGCAGCAATCTAAGAAGCATAATAAACCCTATCCATTCTTCAGAGACCATAGGCTATCGATTTGATCAAACATTATTTGGAAGGGCAAATAAATGGAATTATACAATCAGTGGTACAGCTGAGTATAATGGTCTCCAGCGGGATGCCGATGGCATTGCTCTTGGTCAGGTGGACGGTCTATCGAATTCACATCAGTACAATGCCTTTTTAAAGGTAGGATATGATATTAATGAGAATTCGGGTATTTCTGTTCTGTACAATTTTTTCAACAGTTCTCAACATGCCAAGTACATTAGTCAAACCGGTAAATATGGGCAAACTCCAACTATTGGAATCAAAGGTGAAGATCCAGGAAAACCTACAGGTACTCCATATAACCATAATGCCATGTTAAGTTATTTCAACAATAATTTAATAGGTTCTACTTCCATTCAGGCCTCCTTGTATTATAATACTTTTCGCTCAATGAATAGATATATTGAGAAAGGAACTGCTTGGTATGGCCCGGGGCAAACACAAATTAATTCAGAGAAAAAAGGTTTAAGGCTTAACCTGAACACACCCTTTAAGCTATTCAATGCCAATTCCGATATCACCTACGGATTAGACCTGCTGAATGATGTAACTGACCAAAATTTAACGGATGGACGTATCTATATCCCAGATATGAATATGGTGAACATAGCACCATATGCTCAATTGCGTGTTGATGTGTTAGAAAACCTGATTTTAAAGGGAGGTGTAAGGTATGAAAATGCTACAGTGAAAATCAAGGATTTCAATACTATCGCTACAGGTCCTAACAACGAAGGCAGTATCGCGGTGACTGGAGGAAAAATACCCTATAAAGGAGCAACATTCAACGCTGGACTTCGATACAATAAATATGAAATATTCAATCCATTCATTAGCTTCTCCCAAGGCTTTGCCATCAACGAGTTGGGAAGAATCGTAAGAAGGGCAACCGACAATGATCTGGATAGTATCAAAACTGACCCAGT contains:
- a CDS encoding TonB-dependent receptor; the protein is MHYLYKLLTKTQLLLFLIFPISLTAQQLEIQVNNENSGRQADVNIKVNGKTIGKTDNNGSFLINYEQFKLPLNLQISHSGYLTLFHTISPDTVKQPLIFTLQEKNDLDEIVVTASRKPEHISTVPSSISILTSKEIEAQSQINTNISNILGNSIPGLGVSSNKATNTGQTLRGRSVLVLIDGIPQSTPLMNGARDIRSIDPSVIERVEVIKGATSIYGNGSAGGIINYITKTNKDANKAISGSSNLRSIINPIHSSETIGYRFDQTLFGRANKWNYTISGTAEYNGLQRDADGIALGQVDGLSNSHQYNAFLKVGYDINENSGISVLYNFFNSSQHAKYISQTGKYGQTPTIGIKGEDPGKPTGTPYNHNAMLSYFNNNLIGSTSIQASLYYNTFRSMNRYIEKGTAWYGPGQTQINSEKKGLRLNLNTPFKLFNANSDITYGLDLLNDVTDQNLTDGRIYIPDMNMVNIAPYAQLRVDVLENLILKGGVRYENATVKIKDFNTIATGPNNEGSIAVTGGKIPYKGATFNAGLRYNKYEIFNPFISFSQGFAINELGRIVRRATDNDLDSIKTDPVITNNYEIGFSSHYSIFNFSASYYYSTSKMGVELVDVGGYLVAQRLPEKVQGLEFTLNAELSKQWTIGGTFAHVEGKAEDSEQVSHYLNGTRIAPNKATAYLIYTPTDALNLQLHWIHTGSRDRFERNDKGIYKNSEGPIKTIDLFNLSASYRINKQWGLGLGVENLLNKDYYPVISQYRAVDAEYVKGTGTTASLNINYRF
- a CDS encoding DUF4886 domain-containing protein is translated as MKKLTIYLFIILLQFQVVLAQETSPNDDDVMKVLAIGNSFSEDALENYLHELSTAAGKKIVIGNLYIGGAPLDLHLKNAHNNLKAYSYRKISMDGSKKTTEQTSIEDALADENWDYVSLQQASPLSGKYNVVMQTLTDLWTYVFAHVHPDTKLVYHQTWAYQQDSKHEGFTNYDNSQKNMYDSIMSVTSRLEKTGDYGFIVPDGTTIQNGRTSSIGDQFTRDGYHLNLDYGRFAAALTWYAKLFDLDPTKTDYKPEKVTDLQAKIVKEAAKKAVKKPFKVSRVKK
- a CDS encoding DUF6266 family protein — translated: MATLKNGNQIPLNGKVGFFVYSSNKSPIATNPTQLRLTKERIFPKKKSDSKFNFLKAYIAEILPYIRLGFKNYNNGWTSYQAAMSYNFKHSVLEKESRFELNWEKFSISRGFENPIQDVKINLCHDSDSFRISWDYDKVLSSAYGMEGYRIMILLQPEINGPNKIYGMVNGNLLVERQQHLFLRKHNKNAIYHMYVAFLSNDGSYNCTNSLYLGEI